A single genomic interval of Seriola aureovittata isolate HTS-2021-v1 ecotype China chromosome 10, ASM2101889v1, whole genome shotgun sequence harbors:
- the LOC130176580 gene encoding tumor protein p53-inducible protein 11-like, whose protein sequence is MASKPHPPLMKKHSQTDLISRLKSRKILGVGGEDDDGEVHRSKISQMLGNEMKFAVREPIGLRVWILFSAVGFTVMAVMALVFPNQLYEVVFEEELSMTSISVRLYGGALLSLALIMWNGLYTAEKIIIQWTLLSEACYFAVQFLVTSITLIEIGILPNAAMLLLLSRVLFLVVTMAYYYHLGRKPKKI, encoded by the exons ATGGCATCTAAACCTCACCCTCCTCTGATGAAGAAGCACAGTCAGACAGACTTGATAAGCCGTCTTAAGAGCCGGAAGATCCTTGGAGTCGGTGGCGAGGATGATGATGGCGAAGTACACCGCTCAAAG ATCAGTCAGATGCTTGGAAATGAGATGAAGTTTGCGGTGCGAGAACCTATCGGGCTGAG GGTGTGGATACTATTCTCCGCAGTGGGTTTCACAGTTATGGCTGTGATG GCCCTGGTGTTTCCCAACCAGCTATATGAGGTTGTTTTTGAGGAGGAGCTCTCCATGACAAGCATCTCTGTTCGCCTTTATGGAGGAGCACTGCTCA GCCTGGCCCTCATCATGTGGAATGGTCTGTACACAGCAGAGAAGATCATCATCCAGTGGACTCTGCTCAGTGAAGCCTGCTACTTTGCTGTCCAGTTTCTAG TGACATCCATCACCTTAATAGAGATTGGGATCCTGCCCAACGCTGCcatgctcctcctcctcagtcgAGTGCTTTTCCTGGTGGTCACTATGGCTTACTACTACCACCTGGGCCGTAAACCGAAGAAAATCTGA